A window from Sus scrofa isolate TJ Tabasco breed Duroc chromosome 2, Sscrofa11.1, whole genome shotgun sequence encodes these proteins:
- the LOC100518060 gene encoding olfactory receptor 7A17-like — MELRNDTRISVFLLLGLSKEPELQALILGLFFSMYLITVFGNLLLILAVISDSHLHTPMYFFLSNLSFTDICFTSTTIPKMLMNIKTKINVITYEGCISQIYFFLLFASLENFLLAVMAYDRFVAICYPLHYTVIMKPWLCGILVLVSWMISALNSLLQSLMVLWLSFCTKVEIPHFFCEINQVVQLACSDTFLNDITMYFAAGMLGGASLSGILYSYSKIVSTIREITSVQGKYKAFSTCASHLSVVSLFYCTVLGVYFSSAGTHSSNSSAIASVMYTVVTPMLNPFIYSLRNKDIKTALKRIIGITVT; from the coding sequence ATGGAACTAAGGAATGACACACGAATTTCAGTATTCCTTCTTCTAGGATTATCAAAAGAACCAGAACTGCAGGCCCTCATACTTGGGCTTTTCttctccatgtacctgatcactgtATTTGGAAATCTGCTCCTCATCCTGGCTGTTATCTCAGACTCCCatctccacacacccatgtacttcttcctctccaacctgtcctttacagacatctgtttcacctccaccaccatcccaaagatgctgatGAATATAAAGACAAAGATCAATGTTATAACCTATGAAGGCTGTATCTCCCAGATATACTTTTTCCTACTTTTTGCTTCACTGGAAAATTTTCTTCttgctgtgatggcctatgaccgctttgtggcTATCTGCTACCCCCTACACTACACAGTCATCATGAAACCCTGGCTCTGTGGAATTCTGGTTCTGGTGTCCTGGATGATAAGTGCCCTGAATTCCTTGTTACAAAGCCTAATGGTGTTGTGGCTATCCTTCTGTACAAAAGTGGAAatcccccactttttctgtgaaatcaATCAGGTGGTACAACTTGCTTGTTCTGACACATTTCTTAATGACATAACGATGTATTTTGCAGCTGGGATGTTGGGTGGTGCTTCCCTTAGTGGGATTCTTTACTCATATTCTAAAATAGTTTCCACCATACGAGAAATCACATCAGTGCAGGGGAAGTATAAGGCATTTTCCACCTGTgcatctcacctctcagttgtttcattattttattgtacAGTCTTAGGAGTGTACTTTAGCTCTGCTGGTACCCACAGTTCAAACTCAAGTGCCAttgcctcagtgatgtacactgtggtcacacccatgctgaaccccttcatctacagtctaAGGAACAAAGACATAAAGACGGCTCTGAAAAGAATCATTGGGATCACTGTCACATGA